A window of Dissulfurirhabdus thermomarina contains these coding sequences:
- a CDS encoding CheR family methyltransferase produces MITPEQFSFFADLVKAGSGIALNPGKEYLLESRLNELARSLGLDGLDELYRKARHEMTPSLKEAVVEAMTTNETYFFRDQHPFEALRKEILPGILDRNRPGRRLRIWSAACSTGQEPYSIAMVLREHFPETAAWHVEILATDISARALEKGRAGRFTQVEVNRGLPVTYLLKYFKQDGAFWIADEALRKLVRFQQRNLLEPFASLGAFDVVFCRYVLIYFDTETKKAILDRLARALRPGGVLFLGATETPVWLPEGLAKEVHGKTYCWRRKDPAAADA; encoded by the coding sequence ATGATCACCCCGGAACAGTTCAGCTTCTTCGCCGACCTGGTCAAGGCTGGAAGCGGCATCGCGCTCAACCCGGGCAAGGAATACCTCCTGGAGAGCCGGCTGAACGAGCTGGCGCGGTCCTTGGGGCTGGACGGCCTCGACGAGCTCTACCGGAAGGCGCGGCACGAGATGACACCGAGCCTCAAGGAGGCCGTCGTCGAGGCCATGACCACCAACGAGACCTACTTCTTCCGCGACCAGCATCCCTTCGAGGCCCTACGGAAGGAGATCCTGCCCGGCATCCTCGACCGGAACCGGCCCGGCCGGCGGCTCAGGATCTGGAGCGCGGCCTGTTCCACGGGCCAGGAGCCCTACAGCATCGCCATGGTGCTCCGGGAGCACTTTCCGGAGACCGCGGCCTGGCACGTGGAGATCCTCGCCACCGACATCTCGGCCAGGGCCCTGGAGAAGGGGCGGGCCGGGCGCTTCACCCAGGTGGAGGTCAACCGCGGCCTCCCGGTGACGTACCTCCTCAAGTACTTCAAGCAGGACGGGGCCTTCTGGATCGCGGACGAGGCCCTCCGGAAGCTGGTCCGGTTCCAGCAGCGGAACCTCCTCGAGCCCTTCGCGTCCCTGGGGGCCTTCGACGTGGTCTTCTGCCGCTACGTCCTGATCTACTTCGACACCGAGACCAAGAAGGCCATCCTCGATCGCCTGGCCCGGGCCCTCCGGCCCGGGGGGGTCCTCTTCCTCGGCGCCACCGAGACCCCGGTCTGGCTGCCCGAGGGCCTGGCGAAGGAGGTCCACGGGAAGACCTACTGCTGGCGGCGGAAGGACCCGGCCGCCGCGGATGCGTAG
- a CDS encoding methyl-accepting chemotaxis protein, whose protein sequence is MEQLMDWLRSFSIRVRLAALIVLALAAMAVVGGVGLWGLHRMEAAVVRMKSASRSVAASLELSRQVAEVNRLTNVYLRTADPALKPRIEAGVQALSGMVSEADRGHIQRFREGIKTMAIRLDSLAENRDKLLVILGSLTAALEAAARTAGSGGPEAAVRKAGEVARRLVPHAWAVLEGKGDAAAGEVSQELEAAAGILGRAAKGRPAAEARALMALREAFFDMEDMLGTVIAIRKKVDGTSALLMENLSALSRSVEERVLAESRAASDLARQAASVGRLGTGVTVGALLFDLLFFLVLGALFLRSILGPLDGWVRILQDVAGGDLMRRAPARGDDELTGLARHLNAFLDHISTVVGNVTRTSREVGDSSQALGGLSQQMLSEAERAAEAARAVHEETSAMGQRIEETAEMVANLSVATDEIAKTTGGSAELAKSLEGHIGRSRGVIEELAARTQQIGDVIDLIRSIAEQTNLLALNATIEAARAGEAGKGFAVVANEVKELAKQTADATERIAPLITGIQEEVAHAVASIAESVKATEQMRDATNTVAAAVEEQTATYQEINAHVQGVREGTAVVGEKVEVLSREAAQNLEEAQALQEQAAGLSRQAEELRRIISGFRVSERFTEGAA, encoded by the coding sequence ATGGAACAGCTCATGGATTGGCTCAGGAGTTTCTCCATCCGGGTGCGCCTTGCGGCGCTCATCGTCCTGGCGCTCGCGGCCATGGCCGTGGTGGGCGGCGTGGGGCTGTGGGGCCTCCACCGCATGGAGGCCGCCGTGGTCCGCATGAAGTCGGCCTCCCGGTCCGTGGCCGCGAGCCTGGAGCTTTCGCGCCAGGTGGCGGAGGTCAACCGGCTCACCAACGTCTACCTGCGGACCGCGGACCCCGCGCTCAAGCCCCGGATCGAGGCCGGCGTGCAGGCGCTTTCGGGGATGGTCTCCGAGGCGGACCGGGGGCACATCCAGCGCTTCCGGGAGGGGATCAAGACCATGGCGATCCGCCTGGACAGCCTCGCCGAAAACCGCGACAAGCTGCTCGTGATCCTGGGGAGCCTCACCGCCGCCCTCGAGGCCGCCGCCCGGACCGCCGGAAGCGGCGGCCCGGAGGCCGCCGTCCGCAAGGCCGGGGAGGTGGCCCGGCGCCTCGTGCCCCATGCCTGGGCCGTGCTCGAGGGCAAGGGAGACGCGGCCGCCGGGGAGGTCTCGCAGGAGCTGGAGGCGGCGGCGGGGATCCTCGGCCGGGCGGCCAAGGGCAGGCCCGCGGCCGAGGCGCGGGCCCTCATGGCCCTCCGGGAGGCCTTCTTCGACATGGAGGACATGCTCGGCACGGTGATCGCCATCCGGAAGAAGGTGGACGGCACCTCGGCCCTCCTCATGGAGAACCTCTCCGCCCTTTCCCGCTCGGTGGAGGAGCGGGTCCTCGCCGAGAGCCGCGCGGCCTCTGACCTCGCCCGCCAGGCGGCTTCCGTGGGCCGCCTCGGCACGGGGGTGACCGTGGGGGCGCTGCTCTTCGACCTTCTCTTCTTCCTGGTCCTGGGGGCCCTCTTCCTCCGCTCCATCCTGGGGCCCCTGGACGGGTGGGTCCGCATCCTCCAGGACGTGGCCGGCGGGGATCTCATGCGGCGGGCCCCCGCCCGGGGCGACGACGAGTTGACGGGCCTGGCCCGGCATCTCAACGCCTTCCTCGACCACATCAGCACCGTGGTGGGAAACGTGACCCGGACCTCCCGGGAGGTGGGAGACAGCTCCCAGGCCCTCGGCGGACTCTCCCAGCAGATGCTCTCCGAGGCGGAGCGGGCGGCCGAGGCCGCCCGGGCCGTCCACGAGGAGACGTCGGCCATGGGGCAGCGGATCGAGGAGACCGCCGAGATGGTGGCCAACCTCTCCGTGGCCACCGACGAGATCGCCAAGACCACCGGCGGGAGCGCCGAGCTCGCCAAGTCGCTGGAGGGCCACATCGGCCGCAGCCGCGGTGTCATCGAGGAACTGGCGGCCCGGACCCAGCAGATCGGGGATGTGATCGACCTCATCCGTTCCATCGCCGAGCAGACCAACCTCCTCGCCCTGAACGCCACCATCGAGGCCGCCCGGGCCGGGGAGGCCGGCAAGGGCTTCGCCGTGGTGGCCAACGAGGTGAAGGAGCTGGCCAAGCAGACCGCCGACGCCACCGAGCGCATCGCCCCGCTCATCACGGGCATCCAAGAGGAGGTGGCCCATGCCGTGGCCAGCATCGCCGAGAGCGTCAAGGCCACGGAACAGATGCGGGATGCCACCAACACCGTGGCGGCGGCGGTGGAGGAGCAGACCGCCACCTACCAGGAGATCAACGCCCACGTCCAGGGCGTCCGGGAGGGCACCGCGGTGGTGGGCGAGAAGGTGGAGGTCCTCTCCCGGGAGGCCGCCCAGAATCTCGAGGAGGCCCAGGCCCTCCAGGAGCAGGCCGCCGGTCTCAGCCGGCAGGCGGAGGAACTCCGCCGGATCATCTCGGGTTTCCGGGTCTCGGAACGGTTCACGGAGGGGGCGGCATAG